From the Rhinatrema bivittatum chromosome 3, aRhiBiv1.1, whole genome shotgun sequence genome, one window contains:
- the ZBTB39 gene encoding LOW QUALITY PROTEIN: zinc finger and BTB domain-containing protein 39 (The sequence of the model RefSeq protein was modified relative to this genomic sequence to represent the inferred CDS: inserted 1 base in 1 codon): MGMRIKLHSTDHPNNLLKELNKCRLSETMCDVTIVVGNRSYAAHKAVLACAAGYFQNLFLNTGLDAARTYVVDFITPANFEKILNFIYTSELFTDLINVGVIYEVAEKLGMEGLLKACHATFPDLESSAVVKHSSTSSEGRSSALSSVSVEPNHSISETRGGGEHFSSDRNYNMHLDGVSSYKGEDRNTASELSQSVPLSFQLPTKTEEQDEPVPFPSPPNLVAQPSMGSTSLCIQTTTSSCQSFKIQSNGDYSKNXFFAADAQLGASAGSNSCTNVGEQCKDQGFGPMDELQLDELEEEELHFEDPEEDLGPVGEVIELSDGSEDELVFGEATAGRENKAMPCQVCKKVLEPNLQLIRQHAREHVDLQTGNCKVCKTHFHDHSSRVTHVLSHVGIFLFSCDMCETKFFTQWQLALHRKDGVSDHNVVVHPSDPLPGEINTFGGGTGTELTCSACRKILLRDFHTLRGHILEHVNLKAQTCGVCDRRHPNLCSLMWHTLSHMNISVFSCAACASSFVDRNLLEKHVAVHRSIDNSLFHCHLCGQSFKSDVAYRYHASQHKCDGLEERQLFGDQQHTTLQKRKVPGEFLSEDIALQVQAAHSKYSCKVCGKRFSHTSEFNYHRRIHTGEKPYQCKVCHKFFRGRSTIKCHLKTHSGALMYRCTVCGHYSSTLNLMSKHIGIHRGSLPADFTIEQTFMYIIHSKEVEKAADS; this comes from the exons ATGGGCATGAGGATCAAACTGCACAGCACCGACCATCCCAATAATCTGCTGAAGGAGCTAAACAAGTGCAGACTGTCAGAGACCATGTGTGATGTCACCATCGTGGTAGGGAACCGCTCATATGCGGCACACAAGGCTGTGCTGGCCTGCGCTGCTGGTTATTTTCAAAACCTCTTTCTAAACACAGGCCTGGATGCAGCCAGGACCTATGTGGTAGACTTTATCACCCCAGCCAACTTTGAGAAAATCCTCAATTTCATTTACACCTCTGAGCTCTTCACAGACCTGATCAATGTGGGTGTTATATATGAGGTGGCTGAAAAGTTGGGCATGGAGGGCCTTCTCAAGGCCTGCCATGCAACTTTCCCTGACCTGGAGAGCTCGGCTGTGGTCAAGCATTCTTCGACATCTAGTGAGGGCAGGTCAAGTGCCCTGAGCAGTGTGTCAGTGGAGCCCAATCATTCTATCAGTGAGACCCGAGGTGGTGGTGAACACTTCAGCTCTGACAGGAACTATAATATGCACCTTGATGGAGTGAGTAGCTACAAAGGAGAAGATAGAAATACAGCAAGCGAACTTAGTCAGAGCGTGCCATTATCATTCCAGCTACCTACAAAGACAGAAGAGCAGgatgaacctgtgccattcccttcccctccaaATCTGGTGGCTCAGCCAAGTATGGGTAGCACAAGTTTGTGCATCCAGACTACCACAAGTTCCTGCCAGTCCTTCAAGATCCAGAGCAATGGGGATTACAGTAAGA AATTCTTTGCAGCTGATGCACAACTGGGGGCCTCTGCAGGAAGCAATTCCTGCACCAACGTTGGAGAGCAGTGCAAAGATCAGGGCTTTGGGCCAATGGATGAACTACAGCTGGatgagctggaggaggaggagttgcaTTTTGAGGACCCCGAAGAAGATCTGGGACCAGTTGGAGAAGTCATCGAGCTAAGTGACGGTAGTGAAGATGAGTTGGTGTTTGGGGAAGCCACTGCTGGGCGGGAGAACAAGGCTATGCCTTGCCAGGTGTGTAAGAAGGTGCTGGAGCCTAACCTGCAGCTGATCAGACAACATGCTCGTGAGCATGTTGACCTGCAGACTGGCAACTGCAAGGTCTGTAAAACTCATTTCCATGATCATAGCTCCCGGGTCACCCATGTTCTTTCTCACGTGGGTATTTTCCTTTTCTCCTGTGATATGTGTGAGACCAAGTTCTTCACCCAGTGGCAGCTTGCGCTCCATCGAAAGGATGGCGTCTCTGATCACAATGTGGTGGTTCACCCCTCTGACCCACTGCCAGGGGAGATCAACACGTTCGGCGGAGGGACTGGCACAGAACTGACCTGTTCTGCCTGCAGGAAGATTCTGCTGAGAGACTTCCACACACTCCGTGGGCACATTCTGGAGCATGTGAACCTGAAGGCTCAGACATGTGGAGTCTGCGATCGGCGGCACCCTAACCTGTGCAGCCTGATGTGGCATACACTGTCTCACATGAACATTTCAGTCTTCTCCTGTGCGGCTTGTGCCAGCAGCTTTGTGGACCGCAACCTACTGGAAAAGCATGTGGCCGTCCACCGGAGCATAGACAACTCTTTGTTCCACTGTCACTTGTGTGGTCAGAGCTTCAAGTCTGATGTGGCTTACCGCTATCACGCCAGCCAGCACAAGTGTGATGGCCTAGAGGAGCGACAATTATTTGGTGACCAGCAGCACACCACCTTGCAGAAACGGAAAGTGCCTGGAGAATTCCTGAGCGAGGACATTGCCCTGCAGGTGCAGGCTGCCCACAGTAAGTACAGCTGCAAGGTCTGTGGCAAGAGGTTTTCTCACACGAGTGAGTTCAACTATCACAGGAggatccacactggagagaaaccctATCAGTGCAAAGTTTGCCACAAGTTCTTCCGAGGACGATCCACCATTAAGTGCCACCTGAAGACTCACTCGGGTGCCCTCATGTACCGCTGCACAGTGTGTGGTCATTACAGCTCCACTTTGAACCTTATGAGCAAGCACATAGGCATCCATAGGGGCAGCCTCCCGGCCGACTTCACCATTGAGCAGACGTTCATGTACATCATTCATTCCAAAGAAGTGGAAAAAGCTGCCGACAGCTGA